The stretch of DNA ATAGTTTATCTAGTAGTTATAAATATTCCAAACAGCGAGTGATATTCTGtatacataaaataaaagtataaatcaaATTCTTTTATGTGGATGTTTTGTTCTTATGAAGTTATTCTATACACATCTTTGAATATAACTTTTTGAatcttgaaaaaatataaatgtcaatCAGAAAAAATGTGGTAAAAATCTTATaaagaatttttgttttttgacaaataaattaAAGTGCTTTATTCCATCTATAACAATGGCCTAACTGACAGTTGCTtagaaaaatacaatataaagttatgACAGATGAACAGATGCAGCACAAAATGAGAGGGTGAAACCAGCAGTAAAATTGTGGTGCAAATAATTAAACATACCAGTTTCCTTTGATTTGGCCGTGAATAAGTTTTTTCGGCTTTCAAAATAATTTGGCAACTAAAATCTGTAGTAAGTTTAGAAAAGTGTCACATAGTATAAACTCCTGAAACTTAAACAGAAAGGTATGGatttcaatgataaaaatattctttaataaaTACCCTGAGCACTTATATAATTATCCATTAACATTCAAAAGTGAAAAAGAGATGCACATACAAGTATTTTGAAGACAGAGATGTGACTAAACATTATGAAGTACATGTAGAAcataacaacatatataaaattgacagaaaatggTTACAAATAATCATATTTCttcatatatatttaactttacCAGACATGTCTTACATGTAAATCTGTTTGTTACAAATGATTTTGCATTCAAATATATCTTTTTGTGACAAATGATCAATAATGATTtgtaatgcatgtatatatatttaaaacatttgtaaattGATTCGATGATTAATTTAAATTCAGTAACAATGTTTGAAAAATGTTCCTGAACATAATTCCCTAAAATAAGATAGCCATTTTAGCAATGACCAATGATGTCATTTGAATAAAGTATGACTAGTATAATGAATGGATTTGCAACTTTTCAAACTGGAATTATGACATGTACAAAATTGTATGATACATGTAAATGACATCCCACTatcaacattttgattttttagatTTTGAGATCATTCAAAGATTGCTAATGGTTTTTTGGTCTTAAGTCATCACAGATATAATGAGAAATTTCCTGTTTCAGAATGTTACATGTCTAATGATAAATTCAGCTTTTGTCAAACTTGGCCCGACAGCGCCAAACATGGAGATGACCACATCAATTGATCTTATtcacttgaaaaaaatgtctatatCACATCAGCTTTATTAGTATATTCTTTtggtaaaatttcaaaactgaTAGTATGTATGAAAtcttatacatgatatattaataGTTTACAACCCTTTGCAGACAAaaaggtgattttttttaagtcaaatggTCAGAGGTCATGGTTACTACAGCTAAAAGAAGTAAAAtttaaaaggaaatgaaaaaaacttTTAGAAACAAAGATATTATTATATCATACAATCATGAGACATGTACATGCAATAATGTTCATACTGCACCAACAAATACTTCCAAATCTAGAAAATAGGAACTATCACATGACTTAAGATATTGAGGACATACTATGATACCTTGAAACAGTGGATAATTGTTTCTTCTACAATgtataataatattaattatcaCATAAAAGATAAGTTAGAAAACTGAGACAATTATGTATCGTAACCAGAATTTCATTGATATACCAATATGATATGTATGAATGAATGAcaaaaatgaagtaaaaaatacAATTCAATCTAGTGACACTTTGGTggtttttatgaaaaatatatggcaatataacattattttatatctGTGATGTGTCCAAATGAAATAAGGATTTAGCACatctaaaaacaaatttataagtaGAGCAGTTTATTGTTAATATGATAACCTTCTTAAATGtaatttaaatgtgtattaattttaacagaaacattattttcattttaaatatactGTAATGTCTAATGATCATTTGTATCATACATTGTCATACTGGGAAAATGCAAAtctttattttactatttataaacattttttcaatttaaataatagtttaatgttataaatgaaaatgacCAAAAAATGGTTCTAAAATACTCAAACACAGCTGCTGAGGTAACCAGTACAAGGCTAACACTTTAAATTCACAAATTCCTATAATGATTCCAAAAAGTACATCTAACACATGGTGTCGTCCTAACAACACACGTGACATACACACAAACATAGCCCATAAACTAATTACTCCTTTTGTTGCTGCATCCGCAAAGACTTTATCTGCAAAGAAATATGCCAACATGGCTGCCCTTGTTGCATGGCCTGATGGGAATGCATAGTGGTCTATTGACACTGTGGCAAACATGTCATTCTTGTTGTGTTGTGGTCGCTGTCTTTGAAAAAGAACCTTTATCAGTGCTACTATTATTAGATCTCCAAGAAgaactaaaaaagaaaatatataattcatttaaaacatgtaataaacaattgtcaacattgtaaatatattATTACATACATTTGACATTAGTTATGAGTATGAGATATGAAAGATGCATCATCATATGTGTAAGGCCTGCTTTAGCTAAAGGCTGTAGAGATGAATTAAATACATTATTGTACATACCAGAATAGGGAATAATTTAATAGCTcttaatatttatatgttttttattaaatcatttttaCAGATTTACTTTCACACTAAAGGTTTGGTCATGTTGGTAGTTTTCTtgagttacatattttttttacttaaaagattttatgaaataattattcacTTTAGGTTCcatctttcaacctttcagtttaTCATCATTGATTTTTCAAATAAGATGTCCAACTAAATTATTTGCCCGATTAATTCCCATACATGTATTTTGACCCAGAGTTGATTTAACTAAAGGTAgggaaaatcattttttaaaaggttatTGATGGTCTTCTCTCATCCAGCAGTAAAACCCTTGCTACAGTGTGGTGTCAGTTTGACTGTATAATTACACAGCCAAGTTTGTTGAAAGACTTTAATCTGACAGTTAGCTCTACATTGTATATATGCATGTGAAATAATTCTAACAAAAACTCTGTGAGCTGTCTTTAGACTATAAGCATATAAGAGGCCTGTTGCCATTGAACCTTTTGACAACATTAAATCATTTTTCTAATCTCAAATATGCCAAGTTATCTAACTGATATACAATGTTCTAGTCTGCCTGTTCATGTTGTTTGTATTCTGTCTCTATATTTTGAGATTAGATTATCactgaatacatgtatatctgagtatttgtagattttaaccagatgctccacagggcgcagctttacacgaccgcagaggttgaaccctgaacggttggggcaagtatggacacaacattcaagctggattcagctctaaatttggattgtgattaaatagttgacacagcataggtttcggacacagaatgaatgtggtctaatgaacttaaaatattttttttgcctttgagcaattcactatgctgttgaatattaatcctctttaaaaaattttgaagaaattttctttttatttatgaaatctgaaatgggaaaaatttaccccccccccctttttttcacatccccagggctcacgctaccaggcgacttgggcgcgaagaagtcgccttcccgatcatcacttcgctttccccgacccccaaaagcgaaaacaagtcgccctgttcttgacgatagtcgctttcagtcgcttccgtcatcagacattttcaatttttaccaagttaatgaaacatcaattttttattgaaaattaaagaaattcagacataaacgattcattatctttagaaaagaggttgaagcattgtcttcgcagtgtgtagcaggttatttgataaaaatacaactttttatcacttcgtgcatttccgcaagttcaatcacaggggcttgttacaattgccgggtttactatccatacgaacccctaaaaaaacacAAGGGAGGAAGCTCATTTGCGACAATGCTTCAAATTATTGTTGTAAATTTATAAGACTTTCACTTACTTTGTGACCTGAATAAATCTGTTTCCACTTGAATTATCTCttcaatgatatatatttattaccttaagtaacCTCTATAACTATTGTAATCCTTAAAACAAACTTGACATTTCTGAAATAGAACGAATCGAGgccctatatttgaaaatgaaagtactaaaGCGACACCtaatggaaaatatatttttggcaCTCTCGGATGTTAACCACGATACGGAGACGAAAGGCAGTGTGTACCTAATAATTCCCGCCAATTTTTACATTATTGAAATCTAAAATACCGTAGACTTCcgaaaaacataacatttatggtAAACAACCGAGAGTGCCGAAAATATATTTTCCGATAGGTGTCGCtttagtactttcattttcaaatgtagggcCTCGATTCGTTCTATTTCAGAAATGTCAAGTTTGTTTTAAGGATTACAATAGTTATAGAGgttacttaaggtaataaatatatatcattgaaGAGATAATTCAAGTGGAAACAGATTTATTCAGGTCACAATGTAAGTGAAAGTCTtataaaaaatttacaacaataatTTGAAGCATTGTCGCAAATGAGCTTCCTCCCTTgtgtttttttaggggttcgtatggatagtaaacccggcaattgtaacaagcccctgttcttgcattcgtccgccattgaccgatttctaaactccGGATCtcaaccggaccagctatgaccgaaatccgtacttttacaataattactactgatggaacagctgacagaagaatattgatcccaaagggaaaaattacgcattccacacgcattaagagacttttggtgacatctaattgattggtgtatataattccctatattttttatggattgtttcaaacttgATTAAAGTTGCtcaactctgagactattatactaatatatcaatatattatggcccagcttaataacttttatattttttttatgagaaacactgaatgtcatacacaagataatttttaattaaattgtaattgatatattataatttctttacattttttaaaataattttttttttagtgctagatatttagttggtagtttctcacaagaaccttagtaaaacttaaacaacttttaatttcaaatgttactttaattgtaatttttttacacagatatgaattgaacaatataaaaagaacattatttacatatggccctttatactattgtaaaatccaaacattgtatcacaccgcgcgaatgagcacttctctttcaaatctcaccacttctccctatcagtttcaaaaaaagaagtcacttctccctataattctgatgtagtgtgagccctgcatcccccttttcctttttccaaaactgatctcaattcaaatttctaatggagtttgcaacaataactactcatttaaatacatcataaaatattaaaatgtaacaaaaggtgcttgttatcactgaatggtaaagattgttttaatttatcagttggtagtaaaagtgaatatacattttacattgtatattgtataaaacaataatttaagttgattcaactactattctggacaaagaaagataactccaatcaattgaaaatttcttcctattgcacaatattgtgcaattagatatttcttgctattgcgcaatactgtgcaattgaaaataattgctattgcacaatactgtgcaattgaagatttcttgctattgcgcaatactgtgcaattgaacatttcttgctattgcacaatactgtgcaattgaagatttcttgctattgctgaatactgtgcaattaaaaatttcttgctacatgtattgcacaatacttaatataataattttggatcctcatttgaaccaacttgaaaactgggcacataatcaaaaatctaagtacatttttagattcagcatatcaaagaaccccaagcattcaacttttgttaaaatcaaactaagtttaattttggaccctttggtccttaatgtagaccaatttgaaaacaggaccaaaaattaagaatctacatacacagttagattcagcatatatcaaagaaccccaattattcaatttttgatgaaatcaaacaaagttcaattttggaccctttgggccccttattcctaaactgttgggaccaacactcccaaaatcaaacccaatcttcctttagtggtcataaaccttgtgttaaaatttcattgatttctattaacttatactaaagttattgtgggaAAGCCAAGATTAATGCTTTTTGGGGCCCTTCtatggcccctaattcctaaactgtttgaacgaaaactcccaaaatcaatcccaaccttccttctgtggtcattaaccttgtgtcaaaatttcatagatttctatttacttaaactaaagttagtgcgaaaaccaagaaaatgcatatttgggccctttttggccctcattcctaaaatattgggaccaaaactcccaaaatcaatcccaaccttccttttgtggtcataaaccttgtgttaaaatttcatagatttctattcacttttactaaagtaagagtgcgaaaactaaaagaattcggacgacgacgacgccaacgtgataccaatatacgacccaaaaaattttcaatttttgcggtcgtataaaaactcaaAAAAGACATGTTCACAATCATGTacattgtgtacatgtatatacatgtaccacaGTTTAGTTTTGAAACAACAGCCAAGAGATGCTGGAATAAACATGTGAATTATAGATTATAATTAAATGCATTAATCccagaataaacaaaaaaacaaaagcatAAGATTTACCAGCACTCTTCATTAATTTGAAATTTGCCAGAAAATATGAAAACTTCTGAAGATGTggttacatttttaaaatgtctTATGAGGCATGTTAGGACATTTCTAAtgatatcatacatgtatgtatgtgcaCGGAGTTATATCAATAATaccatgtacatttgtacatgatgTATACCAGCTTTGTTAAATGctagattattttttacatgtacattttgtacctcTGTTTGCAAGagtattttttattcaaagaaagtCTGATATTGATGAAGGAATCATCTGAAAAGGCTATTTAGACTCCAAGCTATTACCTGTCATGACTGTCTTTAGAAGGAATGAAAACCTGTCTACCGTTAAATCTTTATGTTCTACAAGCTTTGGCCAAAAACAATGCATAATAATTATATGGGGCCTACATGTATTTCTCCTTATTAATTGTGTCCATCCTTTATGAATGTCAGTGCCAATCGTGATAATTACAAGAATTCAAAATTTACGAGATTATTAATCTCATGAAACGTTGTCCAGGAgatttttgaattatatttttttttaatttcatttattagtTTCTTTTTTCCTGGACATTTAATCTTGCTAGATGGTGTGAGCATATTAATGGCTTTTTACTTTGTGTTTAAGTGTGTATTCAACATTCAACGGAGGAAAATACTATGTAGCAAACACAGAGTAAAGTGTGAAGGGAGATAATTCTTGTATTGACATAAGTACCTATCAATAGATTAACTGCAATTTCAAAGTGTTCTGGTATGTGCGTTGTTACTAAGACTGCTATGGTACCGAATATCCAAGGAATACCATGACATGATATTTCTAGAGCCTTCATCAAGGGTCTTAAATTCCCTAGGGGTCGATTTGCATCGGCACATAAACCACAGTGATGTGTCAACTCATCATCAAGCGTAGTGACTGTTTTCATAAACGAATCAATCGCTTTCTTCAACTTTTCTTCTGGGTTAACTTCTCTTCTAGATGCATTACCACGCCTTTTACGTCTCTGTATCGCTGACATGCTTCTTGGTGTGAAAATTCATTCGTTTGTAAACTTTAAATGGTGCCAGCTCAGGTAAAACGCGGTTTCCGGGGAATCCCTGTATGAGGCATTATGGGTAGTTCTATCTATAAATAGACTTCTTTTTTAGTTACCATAGCTATTTCAAAACTTCTATCTTACATTTtcttattcaaaaataatttaccGGCAATACGAAATTACTAGATATGACTAACCACccctttatttataataataaactaAATTAAATCCTCTTAAAGGAATTCCTTTTGTGACGTCATAATAAAACCCAAAGAATTTCGGGAGCGGCAAATACGAATGGTATTATTTTGCGGATAAAAGTGAATGAGACAAGTCCGCATTTTTTCTTTTACCGCACGGAACCGATGGAAGGCAGAGAGATGGGGAATCGGTCATCGGCTTGGTTGAACGAGACTGCAATTGGAATCAACAATTTGAAAGAAGTCCACCAAAAAATTAGAGTTCTTAATCTGAACGCAAGAATTGAAAAACAGCCTACAGTGGTGGATGAGACTTCACAGTCCGTTCTTAAATATAGAACTCCCAATTTCAGGTTAGTCTTTACCttgaaaaaaactaaatgaaGTGCATTTAAAAAAGAGAAATGACAGTATGTTCGAAGTTcagttttttatgaaaaaaaataatcttttattatTTCAGCTTCCCGATATTTTAGAGATATAGCACAGTCACTAATATGTTCTTACTTCAAATTTAAGCTTGCTGTTGTATGGACGATAAGCTAAAGTATATTCGTCCCCAACTTACGAAAATAATGCAAAATTACAACATCTCATTGTGTTTTAGTTAAGGATAGAAATATTAGATTGTGTTCATCGTGGCTTTTTGTCCGCTTGTATGACACTTGGGATCCGCCTTTATTTCTCGAATTTCAATATGAAAATGACGCCAAATTCAAGTACCGTACAGTTCTATTCATCAAAATGTTCAAAGTAACCCAAATGATGGTACAAGTCCAGTTGTTTTTGAATGTATccccttggtttttttttaatattttgattgaaatattCCTGTATCCCAGCAAAAGACCTCACCGCAGACtttgttttaaacagtttttgtaaaaataaccTATTTTGTATATCAGTGAAGTTTTCAACCCCACCGCTTGAAATTCTTggtgaaaaattagaaaaaaaggcaTAATTTCGAGAATAATCAAACCGTGTCACCGCCTCAAGTATTTTTTTCGAATTATATGTTTCACTTTATCTATATTTTGCATGTACTATCAGAGGTACATAAAGTACTAGTAACACTCTTTTTGAGAAACGTTTAAAGCTATTATTTTCCGTATAAATGTAACCAACCAACATATTTGTATTTAGGGTGAGTGCTACTATTGAATTAGCCCCGATGACTGAGCAGCAGAAATGGAAAGTTGGTTGGATACAGGCCTGTACAGATATGATGTTTCACAACACATATGGAGATGAGGGATAGTAAGTAATCACAGACTTTACACAAACAACCACACTATACATAAAAGAATTTAATGAGAAAACTAATAAAGTATATAAGTAAAATCTAGCAGCTTTTCATACGTTTTGTTAAACTCTTACTTATCAGTGTTTTAACGTTGTCATGGAGAGCACGTACAATCAGGGAACAATAGTTTTTACATCACGTGAGGTTTTCGTGCCAGCAATTTGCTTTCTATACGATCTTTAGGAGCTAAattagcattttattttttttatttattttacttcaaatattttttgtatatccAAATTGAGGAATGAAATCGAACTATGTTTATATTTttcccttattttttttattaaatagatTTCATCGGTCACACCAAAAGATAGAAAAACAAGCAAAGTTGTAATCAAAATAAATTAGGAGAACACGAAATGGTTTTTCAATTTggaaatacaaaatgaaaaattgagACAAACTGGGTTTGAACTATCAATCTAAATATAGTCAGGTaacatgttaaaatgtaaatttttcagACAAGTGTACTTCGATGAAGGATTTAAtcgtgtttttatttattttagcacAAGTTGGGAATTTCCAGAGCTGACAAGTGGTCAACAATCAATGATCAGCGATTGTGATGGACATCATTACCCATGGTACGGTTCAAGAAACGAAACTGTTGTTTTTGAAGGACCTTGCAAAATGTACCAATCTGCAACCATCGCCATGAACGATAACTTTCATCCCCACGTGACTTGGAGAAACCCATCTAATCGTAACCAAGCTGAACCTAATCTTACTCATATCATCCGAGACCAGAGTTTTTATGTATGGTTAGTTGCATGGAACATGACAACTCAAAATGCATATATTTTGAAAACCGTTCGCTGGAATATGAAACTGGAAATTAATGTTGATCCAAAGAAAGCTCTCGGATCAAGAGCCAAACTTGTCACTTCTGTAGTTCCAAAACAGCCTACTGTTTTAGAAAACAATATTCCGATTCCTAGATGTTCTCTTATGCCACCAAATGCCAATAGTGCTCAGATGCTGGTATGGAGACCTCGTTTGGGGGAAGCCCAATGCATTATACCTCCTGTCTGGAAGAAAGAGGTTCCAGTAGAAGAGCAAGTTGTTCGTTTTGACAGCAAGCTTTGTAAACTTTAATTAGCATTTCATATAGCTTTAATTCTGTgataaattttatacatgttttattttaatatttatatagcattttgtatttttttatggaAAGTGCAATATTCAGTGtcattattaaatttatttgttacatatcagtgtttgtatttttatacaGAATTATGACATTTTCAAACTCTGAAACATTATCAAGTTGAAAGTTGTTTTATGCAGCCAAAATGTTCTTGAGATTTTGAGGCGAGCATTTTTTGTATTCATTTAATGACGAACGAATTTGTGTTggcacacacacaaacacacaaacaTTCTATGGGCTACACTTGATTGATTTGTCTATCTGAaatacaatttgatttttaaattcaaataatttctAGTCACAAAGTATACGCACGCAATGTTTGTGGATTATTTTCAATCACTGCCTCTTCTTTGTCCGGTCCTTTGACTTGTCCGGCAGCCTACACTCGATGATATTGACACTTGTTGGTCGAGCAGTAACACAACATGATAGTTCGctcaaattatttatatatatccactttaattattgattttaaaacaagATTTTTCGGTCAAACTTGTGGTTAAAAAACGGATGTTTCTTCGAGGAAGAGATGAAGTAAGGAACTTATAAAACTATTCAATTATGGTTTTTGATACAAACTCTGTTATGGAAATTGCTAACCACAGACTATTCAACCCTGTGACAACTTTTTCCAAAGATAGCCGGGTCGTCAAGATGATTGactactagtatacat from Mytilus galloprovincialis chromosome 2, xbMytGall1.hap1.1, whole genome shotgun sequence encodes:
- the LOC143064300 gene encoding polyisoprenoid diphosphate/phosphate phosphohydrolase PLPP6-like, with protein sequence MSAIQRRKRRGNASRREVNPEEKLKKAIDSFMKTVTTLDDELTHHCGLCADANRPLGNLRPLMKALEISCHGIPWIFGTIAVLVTTHIPEHFEIAVNLLIVLLGDLIIVALIKVLFQRQRPQHNKNDMFATVSIDHYAFPSGHATRAAMLAYFFADKVFADAATKGVISLWAMFVCMSRVLLGRHHVLDVLFGIIIGICEFKVLALYWLPQQLCLSILEPFFGHFHL
- the LOC143064299 gene encoding protein FAM78B-like, giving the protein MEGREMGNRSSAWLNETAIGINNLKEVHQKIRVLNLNARIEKQPTVVDETSQSVLKYRTPNFRVSATIELAPMTEQQKWKVGWIQACTDMMFHNTYGDEGYTSWEFPELTSGQQSMISDCDGHHYPWYGSRNETVVFEGPCKMYQSATIAMNDNFHPHVTWRNPSNRNQAEPNLTHIIRDQSFYVWLVAWNMTTQNAYILKTVRWNMKLEINVDPKKALGSRAKLVTSVVPKQPTVLENNIPIPRCSLMPPNANSAQMLVWRPRLGEAQCIIPPVWKKEVPVEEQVVRFDSKLCKL